The following coding sequences are from one Limnobacter sp. SAORIC-580 window:
- a CDS encoding alpha/beta fold hydrolase produces the protein MNRLLNEFGWAGPDKRTLIEKHALPTSIFLDCMGLKVHVSIEGSGPDVVMIHGFAASLHTWSDVCAQMSKQFRIIRFDLPPFGLTGPALDQQGCVRKMDVAFYQQFVDAVLDELQIKKCVMIGNSFGGFLSWDQAQRHPERVRGLIISDAVGYQQPLPIYITLFTIKPIAWLTRHAVPAFLLRMAVRDVYGDKSKLKKEVLERYLELFMHKPNRSAVGHMVGVFTDGELGSERLPEIQCKTLIVWGGDDRWVSIEMAGRFNRDIPHSELKVYREVGHIPMEEAPDRFAADCIEFIENL, from the coding sequence GTGAACAGATTGCTGAATGAATTCGGATGGGCTGGCCCAGACAAAAGGACGCTAATCGAGAAACATGCCTTGCCCACATCTATTTTCCTGGACTGCATGGGGCTGAAAGTGCATGTGAGTATTGAGGGGAGTGGGCCTGATGTGGTCATGATTCACGGCTTTGCTGCCAGCCTGCACACATGGAGTGATGTGTGTGCGCAGATGAGCAAACAATTCAGGATTATTCGATTCGATTTACCACCATTCGGTTTGACTGGGCCTGCGCTCGACCAACAAGGCTGCGTTCGGAAAATGGACGTGGCTTTCTATCAGCAGTTTGTAGATGCGGTACTGGACGAGTTGCAGATTAAAAAATGCGTGATGATCGGCAATTCATTTGGTGGTTTTTTAAGTTGGGACCAGGCGCAAAGACACCCGGAGCGGGTGCGTGGCTTGATCATTTCTGATGCTGTTGGATATCAACAACCGCTGCCGATTTACATCACCCTGTTTACGATCAAACCAATTGCCTGGCTGACGCGACACGCAGTGCCCGCATTTTTGCTGCGAATGGCCGTGCGTGATGTATATGGCGACAAAAGTAAACTGAAAAAAGAAGTGCTTGAAAGGTACCTGGAGCTGTTCATGCACAAACCGAACCGAAGCGCTGTGGGGCATATGGTCGGTGTGTTCACCGACGGAGAACTAGGCTCGGAACGTTTGCCTGAGATTCAGTGCAAAACATTGATTGTGTGGGGCGGTGACGACCGATGGGTGAGCATTGAAATGGCAGGCCGATTCAATCGGGATATTCCGCACTCGGAACTGAAGGTGTACCGAGAGGTGGGCCACATTCCGATGGAGGAAGCGCCTGACCGCTTTGCTGCAGATTGTATCGAATTTATTGAAAACCTTTGA
- a CDS encoding AraC family transcriptional regulator, producing the protein MQARRTVASVKILSELGVRLGSTRSALLMGSSILPAQLDDPHLEIDPDQELQVIHNLVRLHGKVPGLGLMAGAEYHLTTYGIWGYALITSPTFRQAVELGLRYLDLTFAFSKVELVLGNGLASMILSVDHLPPAVRSFVAERDCSAIQVLQRELFGVSLPLRVVEFAFAPNAPMAQYEAMFGCIPQFNAAVNRATFDDQWLNLPLPKANEHSARFCETQLENLLSRRMQRGGVSAWLRNKLLADLSSSPSLAQIATDHFMTERTLRRRLTDEGTSYRDLLAEVRQTMAEELLSSTGLSVSEVSARLGYSSPSAFIHAFQKWHNCSPRQFLDARSKQIERHQSGNGSHG; encoded by the coding sequence ATGCAAGCTCGCCGAACTGTTGCCAGTGTAAAAATTCTGAGTGAGCTAGGCGTAAGGCTTGGCTCTACCCGCAGCGCGCTTCTCATGGGTTCCTCGATTTTGCCGGCCCAGCTGGATGATCCCCATCTCGAAATCGATCCTGATCAAGAGTTGCAGGTGATCCACAATCTGGTGCGCCTGCATGGCAAAGTACCCGGGCTTGGGCTAATGGCCGGCGCTGAATATCACCTGACCACCTACGGTATTTGGGGCTATGCACTCATCACCAGCCCAACCTTCAGACAGGCCGTCGAACTCGGTTTGCGCTATCTCGATCTCACGTTTGCATTTTCAAAAGTCGAATTGGTGCTGGGCAACGGCCTGGCATCCATGATCCTGTCGGTCGATCATTTGCCCCCGGCAGTGCGTTCATTTGTGGCTGAGCGCGATTGCTCTGCCATTCAGGTTTTGCAGCGAGAATTGTTTGGCGTCAGCTTGCCTTTGCGCGTTGTTGAATTCGCATTTGCACCCAATGCGCCCATGGCTCAATACGAAGCCATGTTTGGCTGCATTCCGCAGTTCAATGCCGCAGTTAACAGGGCCACATTCGACGATCAGTGGCTTAATTTGCCTTTGCCCAAAGCCAACGAGCACAGTGCCCGTTTCTGCGAGACTCAGCTTGAGAATCTGCTGTCACGCCGAATGCAGCGGGGCGGCGTGTCCGCCTGGTTGCGCAACAAATTGCTGGCTGACTTGTCGTCTTCCCCGAGCCTCGCGCAAATAGCCACCGATCACTTCATGACAGAGCGCACCTTGCGAAGGCGTCTGACCGACGAGGGTACCAGCTATCGCGATCTGCTGGCCGAAGTTCGTCAAACCATGGCCGAGGAACTGCTCAGTTCTACAGGGCTCAGTGTGTCTGAGGTTTCTGCCCGGCTCGGCTACTCGTCGCCCTCAGCCTTTATCCATGCTTTTCAGAAATGGCACAATTGTTCACCTCGCCAGTTTCTGGATGCTCGATCGAAGCAGATAGAGCGCCACCAGTCCGGGAATGGCAGCCACGGTTGA
- a CDS encoding AmpG family muropeptide MFS transporter: MPPFRLICILILGFSSGLPLALTGSTLQAWLAVENVDIKTIGLYAVVGFPYTYKFLWSPFLDYLKPGFFDQRRGWIALMQLACAGLIAAMAFVDAHSAWTVAAVAVAIAFCSSTQDMAIDAYRTDLLPAPERGLGAAYYVTGYRVAMLVSGGLALILAGEYLGWTGTYLLMAGLIAACAVITALSPTADTPEDLARRASKRKLFDIVRESTGNFMSKEAAIWILLLIVLYKVGDAFAGSLTTAFLLKGLGFTLTEVGAVNKTVSLIATLLGAFLGGALMTRMGLYGSLMLFGIFQAVSNLSFWALSLIEPNIWAMGSAVFVENLCGGMGTAAFVGLLTSLCSKEFSATQYALLSSLAAMGRVYLAAPAGYVVAAYGWSDFFVFSTVAAIPGLVALYLLRSSIQKLAR; the protein is encoded by the coding sequence ATGCCCCCTTTCCGTCTTATTTGTATATTAATTCTTGGTTTTTCGAGTGGACTACCCCTGGCCCTGACAGGAAGCACCCTTCAAGCCTGGCTGGCAGTCGAGAATGTGGACATTAAAACCATCGGTTTGTACGCGGTGGTGGGATTTCCTTACACCTACAAATTTTTGTGGTCGCCCTTTCTCGATTACTTGAAGCCTGGGTTTTTTGACCAAAGGCGTGGCTGGATTGCGCTGATGCAATTGGCCTGTGCCGGCCTGATTGCCGCCATGGCATTTGTGGACGCACATTCTGCCTGGACAGTGGCTGCAGTTGCCGTGGCCATTGCCTTTTGTTCATCGACGCAGGACATGGCGATTGATGCCTACCGCACGGACCTGCTTCCCGCTCCTGAACGCGGTCTTGGCGCTGCTTACTACGTAACAGGTTATCGGGTAGCCATGTTGGTTTCAGGCGGACTGGCATTGATACTGGCTGGCGAGTACCTGGGCTGGACTGGCACCTACCTGTTGATGGCGGGGCTGATTGCCGCCTGCGCTGTGATAACTGCTTTAAGCCCCACCGCCGACACACCCGAGGACCTGGCCAGGCGAGCTTCGAAAAGAAAACTGTTTGACATTGTGAGGGAGTCGACAGGCAACTTCATGAGCAAAGAAGCGGCGATCTGGATTTTGCTGTTGATTGTGCTTTACAAGGTGGGAGATGCGTTTGCGGGTTCATTGACCACTGCATTTCTGCTCAAGGGATTGGGTTTTACATTGACCGAAGTGGGTGCCGTGAACAAGACGGTGAGCCTGATCGCCACACTGTTGGGCGCATTTCTGGGGGGCGCATTGATGACACGGATGGGTCTCTATGGCTCGCTGATGTTGTTTGGAATATTTCAGGCGGTTTCAAATTTGTCATTTTGGGCGTTGTCGCTCATCGAACCGAATATTTGGGCCATGGGCAGTGCCGTATTTGTTGAGAACCTGTGTGGGGGTATGGGAACCGCTGCTTTTGTTGGCTTGTTGACCAGCCTGTGCAGCAAGGAATTCTCAGCAACACAATACGCTTTGCTTTCATCGTTAGCGGCTATGGGACGGGTTTACCTGGCTGCCCCTGCCGGGTATGTGGTGGCGGCCTATGGATGGAGCGACTTTTTTGTGTTCTCAACCGTGGCTGCCATTCCCGGACTGGTGGCGCTCTATCTGCTTCGATCGAGCATCCAGAAACTGGCGAGGTGA
- the tuf gene encoding elongation factor Tu — MAKEKFERKKPHVNVGTIGHVDHGKTTLTAAITTVLARLSGHGEAKGYDQIDAAPEEKARGITINTAHVEYETDARHYAHVDCPGHADYVKNMITGAAQMDGAILVCSAADGPMPQTREHILLARQVGVPYIIVFLNKCDMVDDEELLELVEMEVRELLSSYDFPGDDVPIVKGSAKLALEGDTGELGEGAIKQLAQALDTYIPTPERAIDGAFLMPIEDVFSISGRGTVVTGRIERGIVKVGEEIEIVGIKDTVKTICTGVEMFRKLLDQGQAGDNVGVLLRGTKREDVERGQVLAKPGTIKPHTGFSAEVYVLSKEEGGRHTPFFNNYRPQFYFRTTDVTGSISLPADKEMVLPGDNVSINVELIAPIAMEEGLRFAIREGGRTVGAGVVAKITK; from the coding sequence ATGGCAAAAGAAAAGTTTGAGCGTAAGAAGCCACACGTAAACGTTGGAACGATTGGTCACGTGGACCATGGCAAGACAACATTGACAGCGGCGATCACAACAGTATTGGCGCGTTTGAGCGGCCATGGTGAAGCCAAGGGCTACGACCAGATTGATGCGGCGCCGGAAGAGAAGGCGCGCGGCATTACGATTAACACTGCACACGTGGAGTATGAAACCGATGCGCGTCACTATGCGCACGTGGACTGTCCCGGTCACGCCGACTATGTGAAGAACATGATTACCGGCGCGGCGCAGATGGACGGCGCGATTCTGGTGTGTTCAGCAGCAGACGGCCCCATGCCCCAGACCCGCGAGCACATTTTGTTGGCCCGTCAGGTTGGTGTGCCTTACATCATCGTGTTCCTGAACAAGTGCGACATGGTGGACGACGAAGAGTTGTTGGAGCTGGTGGAAATGGAAGTGCGCGAGTTGCTGTCTTCCTATGACTTCCCTGGCGACGACGTGCCTATCGTAAAAGGTTCGGCCAAGCTGGCGTTGGAAGGCGACACGGGTGAGCTGGGCGAAGGCGCGATCAAGCAGTTGGCGCAGGCGCTGGACACATACATTCCAACACCTGAGCGAGCCATTGACGGCGCGTTCCTGATGCCAATCGAAGACGTGTTCTCAATCTCCGGTCGTGGCACTGTGGTAACAGGCCGTATCGAGCGCGGTATCGTGAAGGTTGGTGAAGAAATCGAAATCGTGGGTATCAAGGACACAGTCAAGACCATTTGTACCGGCGTGGAGATGTTCCGCAAGTTGCTGGATCAGGGTCAGGCGGGTGACAACGTGGGTGTATTGCTGCGTGGTACCAAGCGTGAAGACGTGGAGCGTGGTCAGGTATTGGCCAAGCCCGGTACGATCAAGCCGCACACAGGCTTTAGCGCCGAGGTGTACGTGTTGAGCAAAGAAGAAGGTGGTCGTCACACGCCATTCTTTAATAACTACCGTCCTCAGTTCTACTTCCGTACAACCGACGTGACAGGCTCGATCAGCTTGCCGGCGGACAAGGAAATGGTACTGCCAGGCGATAACGTGTCGATCAATGTTGAGTTGATTGCCCCAATCGCGATGGAAGAAGGTCTGCGTTTCGCGATTCGCGAAGGCGGGCGTACGGTAGGTGCTGGCGTAGTTGCCAAAATCACCAAGTAA
- the secE gene encoding preprotein translocase subunit SecE produces the protein MWVRFPLALPNLVGPSPLKRFSGGLHFKNMAQNDIQTVSTGQDKLMLVLAIAFAIGGAVAYQVLSAEDFFIRLGVVLLGVVLAIGSFLLSQTGKRFVGFAKDSVNEAKRVVWPTRKEGMQMTGVVFVFVLIMSIYLLLVDKTLEWVFYDLILGWTI, from the coding sequence TTGTGGGTTCGATTCCCTCTTGCCCTGCCAAATTTGGTAGGACCGTCGCCGCTGAAGCGATTCAGCGGCGGCTTACATTTTAAGAATATGGCACAAAACGACATTCAAACAGTATCTACAGGGCAGGACAAGCTGATGCTTGTGCTGGCGATTGCCTTTGCAATCGGTGGCGCGGTGGCTTATCAGGTTTTGTCAGCAGAAGATTTCTTCATTCGCCTTGGCGTTGTCTTGTTGGGTGTTGTTCTGGCGATTGGCAGTTTTCTGCTCTCTCAAACCGGCAAGCGGTTTGTGGGTTTCGCCAAAGATTCCGTAAACGAAGCCAAGCGTGTTGTTTGGCCCACTCGCAAAGAAGGGATGCAAATGACCGGTGTGGTTTTTGTGTTCGTGTTGATCATGTCGATCTATCTTCTTTTGGTGGATAAAACGCTTGAGTGGGTGTTCTACGATCTGATTTTAGGGTGGACAATATAA
- the nusG gene encoding transcription termination/antitermination protein NusG, whose product MSKRWYVVHAYSGLEKSVQRALQERIDRSEFSDLFGQILVPSEEVVEIKGGQKSISERRFFPGYVLVEMEMTDDSWHLVKNTPKVTGFVGGTGNRPTPISQKEVDKIMQQMQEGAEKPRPKVLYEVGEMVRVKEGPFADFNGNVEEINYEKSKLRVSVTIFGRATPVELDFHQVEKV is encoded by the coding sequence ATGTCAAAACGCTGGTACGTGGTGCACGCCTACTCGGGACTTGAGAAGAGTGTGCAGCGAGCACTGCAGGAGCGCATTGACCGTTCCGAGTTTTCGGACTTGTTTGGCCAAATCCTGGTTCCCTCTGAAGAAGTGGTTGAAATCAAGGGTGGTCAAAAATCGATTTCCGAGCGCCGTTTCTTCCCGGGTTATGTGTTGGTTGAAATGGAAATGACTGACGATTCCTGGCATTTGGTCAAAAACACCCCGAAAGTCACAGGTTTTGTGGGTGGTACGGGTAATCGCCCCACGCCGATTTCTCAGAAAGAAGTCGACAAAATCATGCAGCAAATGCAAGAGGGTGCAGAGAAGCCCAGGCCGAAAGTGCTTTATGAAGTGGGTGAAATGGTTCGTGTCAAAGAGGGCCCATTTGCCGATTTCAATGGCAACGTTGAAGAAATTAATTACGAGAAAAGCAAGCTTCGTGTGTCTGTCACCATTTTTGGTCGTGCTACACCCGTTGAGCTGGATTTTCATCAGGTCGAAAAAGTCTGA
- the rplK gene encoding 50S ribosomal protein L11, with the protein MAKKIIGFIKLQVPAGKANPSPPIGPALGQRGLNIMEFCKAFNAQTQGMEPGLPIPVVITAFADKSFTFIMKTPPATVLIKKAAKITKGSPRPHLDKVGKITREQAEEIAKTKMPDLTAADMDAAVRTIAGSARSMGIVVEGL; encoded by the coding sequence ATGGCCAAGAAAATCATTGGCTTTATCAAGCTGCAAGTGCCGGCTGGTAAGGCAAACCCATCCCCACCCATCGGCCCAGCACTGGGTCAGCGTGGTCTGAACATCATGGAATTCTGTAAAGCATTCAATGCCCAAACACAGGGCATGGAACCAGGCTTGCCAATTCCAGTGGTGATTACCGCTTTCGCAGACAAGTCCTTCACGTTCATCATGAAGACGCCCCCTGCGACCGTGTTGATCAAAAAAGCAGCAAAAATCACGAAAGGTTCGCCCCGTCCTCATTTGGACAAGGTTGGCAAGATCACTCGTGAGCAAGCTGAAGAAATTGCAAAAACAAAAATGCCTGACCTGACCGCTGCTGACATGGATGCTGCTGTACGCACCATCGCTGGTTCAGCCCGCAGCATGGGCATTGTGGTGGAGGGTCTATAA
- the rplA gene encoding 50S ribosomal protein L1, protein MAKLSKRTQALRAKIDRNAVYPVDQALGLIKETATAKFDESVDAAIQLGVDARKSDQVVRGSVVLPAGTGKAVRVAVFAQGAKAEEAKAAGADIVGMDDLAAEVKAGNMNFDVVIASPDTMRIVGTLGQILGPRGLMPNPKVGTVTPDVATAVKNAKAGQVQFRTDKAGIIHCTIGRASFDVEKLKSNLSALLDALNKSKPASSKGVYLRKIAVSSTMGGGVRVDQTSVLGQ, encoded by the coding sequence ATGGCTAAGTTGTCTAAACGCACTCAAGCATTGCGCGCAAAAATTGATCGCAATGCCGTATACCCAGTTGATCAGGCCTTGGGCTTGATCAAGGAAACTGCAACCGCAAAGTTTGATGAGTCTGTTGACGCAGCCATTCAGTTGGGCGTTGATGCACGTAAATCAGATCAGGTCGTTCGTGGTTCAGTGGTTCTGCCAGCTGGTACTGGTAAAGCAGTACGCGTTGCTGTGTTTGCCCAAGGAGCCAAAGCAGAGGAAGCCAAGGCCGCTGGTGCTGACATCGTGGGCATGGACGATCTTGCCGCTGAAGTCAAAGCTGGCAATATGAACTTCGACGTCGTCATTGCTTCCCCTGACACCATGCGCATTGTGGGTACCTTGGGTCAAATCCTCGGTCCACGTGGCCTGATGCCAAACCCGAAGGTGGGTACCGTGACTCCTGATGTGGCTACAGCGGTTAAAAACGCCAAGGCAGGTCAAGTGCAGTTCCGTACCGACAAGGCTGGCATTATTCACTGCACAATTGGGCGCGCCTCTTTTGATGTTGAAAAGCTGAAGTCCAACCTGTCTGCTTTGCTGGACGCGTTGAACAAATCCAAGCCAGCATCGTCCAAGGGTGTGTACCTGAGAAAGATTGCCGTATCCAGCACCATGGGTGGTGGTGTACGCGTTGACCAAACATCCGTGTTGGGTCAATAA